Proteins encoded together in one Gigantopelta aegis isolate Gae_Host chromosome 8, Gae_host_genome, whole genome shotgun sequence window:
- the LOC121378804 gene encoding GTP-binding protein 1-like, with amino-acid sequence MAYAVDFDGLESPVEKKVNLYDDEELDIDMDTSCLTSKNILVSPNSEEYEMLMDSIQLRAEDGQGETMYEIGIGADGETPGLKEEDYQASVATLRSITETLQMECVVLRERILEEGKVGEFLLRKRLEPQDFMEIRVAVVGNVDAGKSTLLGVLTHGELDNGRGVARQKLFRHKHEMESGRTSSVGNDILGFDTYGNVVNKPDHGHLDWIKICEQAAKVITFIDLAGHEKYLKTTVFGMTGHAPDFAMLMIGSNAGVIGMTKEHLGLALALNVPVFVVVTKIDMCPPNVLDDTLKLLQRILKSPGCRKIPVLVHNKDDVVVSATNFTSERMCPIFQVSNVTGLNLDLLKMFLNLLSTRVKCDMSKPPEFQIDDTFSVPGVGTVVSGTLLQGYIKLNDTLLLGPDALGQFQPIVIKSIHRKRMPVKEVRGGQTASFALKKIKRSSIRKGMVMVSPKLEPKACWEFEGEILVLHHPTTISVRYQAMVHVGSVRQTATILKMTREHLRTGDKAIVRFRFIKNPEYLKPGMRMVFREGRTKAVGNTTKLFPHVSAVAQNTRQQRAQKKAQENKHQTNPQNEPQKASKRTKRSRHHSHDQQEESQESVTENVT; translated from the exons atggcATATGCAGTGGATTTTGATGGCCTCGAATCGCCTGTTGAGAAGAAAGTCAACCTTTACGATGATGAAGAGCTTGACATTGATATGGACACATCATGTCTTACTTCCAAG AACATTCTGGTGAGTCCCAACAGTGAAGAATATGAAATGCTGATGGACAGCATTCAACTCAGAGCAGAAGATGGGCAAGGGGAGACAATGTATGAAATAGGCATTGGAG CTGATGGCGAGACCCCGGGGTTGAAAGAGGAAGACTACCAGGCGTCTGTGGCTACTCTGAGGAGCATAACAGAAACTCTACAGATGGAGTGCGTTGTTCTTAGAGAGCGCATCCTGGAGGAGGGCAAGGTGGGGGAGTTCCTGCTCAGAAAGAGACTTGAACCTCAAGATTTCATGGAAATCAG AGTTGCAGTTGTCGGCAACGTGGATGCTGGGAAGAGTACTTTACTAGGAGTGTTAACCCACGGTGAACTCGACAATGGCAGAGGTGTGGCTCGACAGAAACTCTTCCGACACAAACACGAAATGGAGTCCGGCAGAACAAGCAGTGTTGGGAACGATATTCTAGGATTCGACACGTACGGAAATGTGGTGAATAAACCAGACCATGGACATTTAGATTGGATTAAAATATGTGAACAGGCAGCCAAG GTGATCACATTTATAGATTTAGCTGGTCACGAAAAATACTTAAAAACCACAGTATTTGGAATGACAGGCCATGCTCCAGACTTCGCTATGTTGATG ATTGGGTCTAATGCAGGTGTTATAGGAATGACGAAAGAGCATCTAGGACTGGCCCTTGCCTTGAATGTTCCAGTATTTGTTGTTGTGACCAAGATCGACATGTGCCCACCAAACGTCCTGGACGACACGTTAAAACTGCTGCAGCGGATCCTCAAGTCACCGGGCTGCCGCAAGATTCCCGTCCTAGTCCACAACAAAGATGACGTGGTTGTCTCCGCAACAAACTTCACGTCCGAGAG GATGTGTCCAATTTTCCAGGTGTCCAATGTAACAGGCTTAAATCTAGAtctgttaaaaatgtttctCAACCTTCTGTCCACAAGAGTGAAGTGTGACATGTCAAAACCACCAGAATTCCAGATAGATGACACGTTCTCGGTCCCA GGAGTGGGAACAGTGGTTTCTGGCACATTGCTACAAGGGTACATTAAGCTGAATGACACGTTATTACTGGGTCCTGATGCACTCGGCCAGTTCCAGCCAATCGTCATCAAGAGCATACATCGAAAAAGAATGCCTGTTAAGGAAGTCCGAGGGGGCCAGACAGCATCGTTTGCTCTGAAAAAG ATTAAAAGATCGTCTATACGAAAAGGAATGGTAATGGTTTCACCAAAATTGGAACCCAAGGCATGCTGGGAGTTTGAAGGAGAAATTCTTGTTCTACATCATCCAACAACAATTAGTGTTCGATATCAAGCTATGG tTCATGTTGGAAGTGTTCGGCAAACGGCAACAATTCTCAAAATGACGAGAGAACACTTACGAACTGGTGACAAAGCGATAGTGCGTTTCCGTTTCATTAAAAATCCCGAATACCTTAAGCCTGGCATGAGAATGGTGTTCCGAGAGGGAAGAACGAAGGCGGTAGGGAACACCACGAAGCTGTTCCCCCACGTCAGCGCGGTGGCTCAGAATACACGGCAGCAGAGGGCACAGAAGAAGGCCCAGGAGAATAAACATCAAACCAATCCCCAGAACGAACCGCAAAAAGCTAGTAAGAGAACGAAGCGGTCAAGGCACCATTCACATGATCAACAGGAGGAATCACAGGAAAGCGTCACAGAGAATGTTACATAA
- the LOC121379890 gene encoding josephin-2-like isoform X2: MGLHIARCHCGTMNGQDEKPGNGTDSGIYHERQQKELCAMHALNNLFQVQGAFTKKDLDELCNKLSPDAFFNPHRSILGLGNYDVNVIMAALQKKGYDTIWFDKRKSIDCLQFENIMGFILNIPTEYKWGFVRLPIHRKHWISIKCINNQYVNLDSKLDCPEIIGDSAALKEFLHNQLMDNDKELLLVVAQEVGETGAWRKECCVFPPVATADAICDSNAEMTCVSNGSMKQKSQETFPGSN, translated from the exons ATGGGCTTACACATTGCTCGTTGTCACTGTGGAACTATGAACGGTCAAGATGAGAAGCCGGGAAATGGTACCGATAGCGGAATCTACCACGAACGCCAGCAGAAGGAACTGTGTGCCATGCATGCACTGAACAACCTCTTTCAAGTACAAGGGGCCTTCACAAAGAAGGATCTAGATGAACTATGCAACAA GTTGTCTCCAGATGCATTCTTCAACCCCCACCGCAGCATCCTTGGTCTGGGCAACTATGATGTGAACGTCATCATGGCAGCGTTACAGAAGAAGGGATACGACACGATTTGGTTTGACAAGAGAAA GAGTATCGACTGTCTGCAGTTTGAAAACATCATGGGCTTCATTCTGAATATCCCGACGGAATACAAGTGGGGCTTCGTCCGACTTCCCATTCACCGGAAACACTGGATCTCCATCAAGTGCATCAACAATCAATACGTGAATCTCGACTCGAAGCTCGACTGTCCTGAAATCATTGGCGATTCCGCCGCACTCAAGGAATTCCTCCACAATCAGCTGATGGACAATGATAAAGAACTGTTGCTGGTCGTCGCCCAGGAGGTGGGCGAGACCGGCGCGTGGCGCAAGGAATGCTGCGTGTTTCCTCCGGTGGCCACGGCCGATGCTATATGTGATTCCAATGCCGAAATGACTTGCGTTTCCAACGGATCGATGAAACAGAAATCTCAGGAAACCTTTCCAGGctcaaattaa
- the LOC121379890 gene encoding josephin-2-like isoform X1 translates to MGLHIARCHCGTMNGQDEKPGNGTDSGIYHERQQKELCAMHALNNLFQVQGAFTKKDLDELCNNIRNRLSPDAFFNPHRSILGLGNYDVNVIMAALQKKGYDTIWFDKRKSIDCLQFENIMGFILNIPTEYKWGFVRLPIHRKHWISIKCINNQYVNLDSKLDCPEIIGDSAALKEFLHNQLMDNDKELLLVVAQEVGETGAWRKECCVFPPVATADAICDSNAEMTCVSNGSMKQKSQETFPGSN, encoded by the exons ATGGGCTTACACATTGCTCGTTGTCACTGTGGAACTATGAACGGTCAAGATGAGAAGCCGGGAAATGGTACCGATAGCGGAATCTACCACGAACGCCAGCAGAAGGAACTGTGTGCCATGCATGCACTGAACAACCTCTTTCAAGTACAAGGGGCCTTCACAAAGAAGGATCTAGATGAACTATGCAACAA TATTCGCAATAGGTTGTCTCCAGATGCATTCTTCAACCCCCACCGCAGCATCCTTGGTCTGGGCAACTATGATGTGAACGTCATCATGGCAGCGTTACAGAAGAAGGGATACGACACGATTTGGTTTGACAAGAGAAA GAGTATCGACTGTCTGCAGTTTGAAAACATCATGGGCTTCATTCTGAATATCCCGACGGAATACAAGTGGGGCTTCGTCCGACTTCCCATTCACCGGAAACACTGGATCTCCATCAAGTGCATCAACAATCAATACGTGAATCTCGACTCGAAGCTCGACTGTCCTGAAATCATTGGCGATTCCGCCGCACTCAAGGAATTCCTCCACAATCAGCTGATGGACAATGATAAAGAACTGTTGCTGGTCGTCGCCCAGGAGGTGGGCGAGACCGGCGCGTGGCGCAAGGAATGCTGCGTGTTTCCTCCGGTGGCCACGGCCGATGCTATATGTGATTCCAATGCCGAAATGACTTGCGTTTCCAACGGATCGATGAAACAGAAATCTCAGGAAACCTTTCCAGGctcaaattaa